In Ferrimicrobium acidiphilum DSM 19497, the DNA window GACTGCACTGTTTTCAGAGAAGCCGGCACTACATCGCTTTCCAAAGGCGATGGCTGCCAAGTGTCATCTCCTTGCTGAGAGGGTCGTTACTGACTACCATAACGACGCTGCGGCACTATGGGAAGGGGCAGACTCCGCGGAGGCGCTCCTTTCCGCCTTAGAATCGCTCAACGGGTTCGGAACTGACAAATCCAAGATCTTCATCGCATTGCTTGGAAAGCGATTCAACGCAGCACCGGTTGGATGGGAACGGGTCTCTGATCCATTTGGTCGGGCCGACGAAGTGCGCTCGGTTGCTGACGCTAGCTCTCCAGAGGCCCTCGAAGAGATACGCCTGTTCAAGGCCAAAATGAAAGCCATGACGAAGGCGAGCTCGTAGAGACAATAGGCGTAGCCGCGTAGCTCGCACCAAGTCCGATCAAAGGCTGGGTTTGGTACGTTTGCGTAGCGACACTACCCACGGTTACTC includes these proteins:
- a CDS encoding HhH-GPD-type base excision DNA repair protein, yielding MMKGDIYLSPEPAANAFLKENPFGLLMGMLLDQQIPMERAFSAPYLLNARLKTHFDKVLSAANLASLGEDQMTALFSEKPALHRFPKAMAAKCHLLAERVVTDYHNDAAALWEGADSAEALLSALESLNGFGTDKSKIFIALLGKRFNAAPVGWERVSDPFGRADEVRSVADASSPEALEEIRLFKAKMKAMTKASS